A genomic segment from Poecilia reticulata strain Guanapo linkage group LG3, Guppy_female_1.0+MT, whole genome shotgun sequence encodes:
- the arl6 gene encoding ADP-ribosylation factor-like protein 6 isoform X1 encodes MGLFDKLVGWLGLKKEVNVLCLGLDNSGKTTIINKLKPSNAQVQDIVPTIGFSIEKFKTSSLSFTVFDMSGQGRYRNLWEHYYKEGQAIIFVIDSADKLRMVVAKEELETLLNHPDIKHRRIPILFFANKMDVRDALSSVKVSQLLCLENIKDKPWYICATDAIRGEGLQEGVDWLQDQIIQSNQSNENMSA; translated from the exons ATGGGACTATTTGACAAGTTGGTCGGATGGCTGGGCTTAAAGAAGGAGGTGAATGTGCTCTGCCTGGGCCTGGACAACAGTGGCAAAACCACCATCATCAACAAACTCAAGCCTTCCAAT GCCCAGGTGCAAGACATTGTTCCAACAATTGGCTTCAGTATAGAGAAGTTCAAGACATCCAG TCTTTCATTTACCGTCTTTGACATGTCCGGTCAAGGCAGATACAGGAATCTTTGGGAACATTACTACAA GGAAGGGCAGGCTATCATATTTGTCATTGATAGTGCAGACAAGCTAAGAATGGTTGTAGCCAAAGAAGAATTGGAAACATTATTGAATCATCCCG ATATTAAACACAGGAGGATCCCCATCCTTTTCTTTGCTAACAAGATGGATGTCAGAGATGCTCTGTCTTCTGTCAAGGTCTCACAGCTGCTCTGTTTGGAGAACATCAAAGACAAGCCCTGGTACATCTG TGCCACTGATGCGATCAGAGGAGAAGGTTTACAAGAAGGAGTCGACTGGCTGCAAG ATCAAATTATACA ATCAAATCAAAGCAATGAAAACATGAGCGCATGA
- the arl6 gene encoding ADP-ribosylation factor-like protein 6 isoform X2 translates to MGLFDKLVGWLGLKKEVNVLCLGLDNSGKTTIINKLKPSNAQVQDIVPTIGFSIEKFKTSSLSFTVFDMSGQGRYRNLWEHYYKEGQAIIFVIDSADKLRMVVAKEELETLLNHPDIKHRRIPILFFANKMDVRDALSSVKVSQLLCLENIKDKPWYICATDAIRGEGLQEGVDWLQDQIKAMKT, encoded by the exons ATGGGACTATTTGACAAGTTGGTCGGATGGCTGGGCTTAAAGAAGGAGGTGAATGTGCTCTGCCTGGGCCTGGACAACAGTGGCAAAACCACCATCATCAACAAACTCAAGCCTTCCAAT GCCCAGGTGCAAGACATTGTTCCAACAATTGGCTTCAGTATAGAGAAGTTCAAGACATCCAG TCTTTCATTTACCGTCTTTGACATGTCCGGTCAAGGCAGATACAGGAATCTTTGGGAACATTACTACAA GGAAGGGCAGGCTATCATATTTGTCATTGATAGTGCAGACAAGCTAAGAATGGTTGTAGCCAAAGAAGAATTGGAAACATTATTGAATCATCCCG ATATTAAACACAGGAGGATCCCCATCCTTTTCTTTGCTAACAAGATGGATGTCAGAGATGCTCTGTCTTCTGTCAAGGTCTCACAGCTGCTCTGTTTGGAGAACATCAAAGACAAGCCCTGGTACATCTG TGCCACTGATGCGATCAGAGGAGAAGGTTTACAAGAAGGAGTCGACTGGCTGCAAG ATCAAATCAAAGCAATGAAAACATGA